The proteins below are encoded in one region of Thermocladium sp. ECH_B:
- a CDS encoding ATP--corrinoid adenosyltransferase — protein MGLLLVYTGNGKGKTTAALGLVLRASGHGLKSIIAHLMKTPYYRSSTVGEREAITTRLGDLVEEYFMDPLMLRNPRLVLHHAIQRSIEVKPFLLVLDEANNSIKNGLLSTSELLDALNSVPNETNIVVTGRGAPQELLDKADLVTEMREVKHYYDKGFIGLMGLEW, from the coding sequence ATGGGATTGCTTCTGGTTTATACAGGAAATGGAAAAGGCAAGACCACGGCGGCCCTCGGATTAGTGCTTAGGGCAAGCGGGCATGGACTTAAATCAATAATAGCCCACTTAATGAAAACGCCGTATTATAGATCAAGCACTGTAGGGGAACGCGAGGCAATAACGACTCGACTCGGCGACCTTGTGGAGGAGTACTTCATGGATCCACTCATGCTGAGGAATCCACGATTAGTCCTCCACCATGCTATCCAAAGAAGCATAGAGGTGAAACCATTCTTATTGGTACTTGATGAGGCCAATAACTCGATAAAGAATGGCTTGCTCTCAACAAGTGAATTATTGGATGCATTGAATTCTGTCCCTAATGAGACCAATATAGTGGTGACCGGCCGAGGCGCACCACAGGAATTACTGGATAAGGCTGACCTAGTTACTGAAATGCGAGAAGTAAAGCATTACTATGATAAGGGATTCATTGGCTTAATGGGTCTTGAATGGTAA
- a CDS encoding ferritin: protein MPRYEELKDIDKHVVDLSRARQSLIEELEAIMFYDERISATSDESLREVLKHNRDDEKEHASLLIEWLRRNDPEFDKELREKLFTKKPLSELGD from the coding sequence ATGCCCAGATATGAGGAATTAAAGGATATAGATAAACACGTTGTTGATCTCAGCAGGGCTAGACAAAGCCTTATCGAGGAGTTGGAGGCGATTATGTTTTATGATGAGAGGATAAGCGCAACAAGCGATGAATCATTAAGGGAGGTACTGAAACATAATAGGGACGATGAAAAAGAACATGCATCCTTATTAATTGAATGGTTGAGGAGAAATGATCCTGAATTCGATAAAGAACTAAGAGAAAAATTATTTACTAAAAAACCATTATCTGAGCTAGGTGATTGA
- a CDS encoding thiaminase II: protein MLTAELWASIKDIYNSIINHPFIKGLVDGSLEEDKFKFYIVQDHLYLREFSRAVALASAKARNEREQSLFASHITDALNVERNLHGRYLSLWGIDIDEYRMSPTNLAYTSYLLSTAYSRPYHEVLAALLPCYWIYMEXGKELMKHGSPNKLYNEWINTYGGDAYEAGVRAVLNIVDSMELTKEEKINALTKFRIASIYEYMFWDSAYRMEKFSFDPWLITERRA, encoded by the coding sequence ATGCTTACCGCTGAACTATGGGCATCAATAAAGGACATATATAATAGCATAATTAATCACCCATTCATTAAGGGGCTCGTTGATGGTTCCTTAGAGGAGGATAAGTTTAAGTTTTACATTGTGCAGGACCACTTGTATCTAAGGGAGTTCAGTAGGGCCGTGGCATTGGCTTCCGCCAAGGCACGGAATGAGAGGGAACAATCACTATTCGCCTCGCATATAACAGATGCATTGAATGTGGAGAGAAACCTGCATGGAAGATATCTCTCGCTTTGGGGAATAGATATAGATGAATACCGGATGTCCCCAACCAACTTAGCATATACTTCATACCTATTAAGCACTGCATATTCGCGGCCTTATCATGAAGTCTTGGCAGCCCTATTACCTTGTTACTGGATATATATGGAGGNTGGTAAGGAGTTAATGAAGCATGGATCGCCAAACAAGTTATATAATGAATGGATAAACACGTATGGCGGCGATGCTTACGAGGCAGGCGTTAGGGCTGTGCTCAATATAGTGGATTCCATGGAATTAACAAAAGAGGAAAAGATCAATGCATTAACTAAATTTAGAATCGCATCTATCTATGAATATATGTTCTGGGACTCAGCGTATAGAATGGAGAAATTCAGCTTCGATCCATGGCTAATCACGGAGCGACGCGCATAA
- a CDS encoding MFS transporter translates to MDRVSIVTFVVVLGTMMAAIDSTIVILALPTMVQSLHSNLFTIMWVILVYLLVTAVLTTQLGRLGDNYGRSRIYNIGFIVFTVGSAMCGAAPSDSFLIASRGIQALGAAMIQANSGAIIADHYPPNKRGKAYGYTSVGWNIGAILGIVLGGIITTFIGWRFIFYINIPIGIAAVAIGLREIKDYNIVRRRXDVVGTMLLAAALTLVTLGAAEIAGTGLAADDSYLLMAGLALLIPFILWERRIEYPLIDFRVFRNRILAASMLAAFLQSAGYLSTAFILIMYLQGIRGLSPFSASLLLVPGYVLASLLGPWAGRLSDGIGARLPATLGIGLMMAAAAAYSLLSLNTPYDYIVVASIIGGVGSALFFPANNSAVMANARSEFYGGASGILRTLANIGILVSYVLSITIASLAVPRYVAFQVFLGTSNLVGGITASFLEGLHSAFLASMGILAIAMILSAIRGQEARSSLIENIRGGEKPFAGSPTTSSTDDSLQ, encoded by the coding sequence ATGGATAGGGTCTCCATAGTTACCTTTGTCGTGGTTCTGGGTACAATGATGGCGGCAATAGATTCCACAATAGTTATACTGGCATTGCCGACAATGGTTCAATCCCTTCACTCTAACTTGTTCACCATCATGTGGGTAATACTTGTTTATCTATTAGTAACGGCGGTGCTTACTACTCAATTGGGGAGGCTAGGGGATAATTATGGCAGGTCAAGGATATATAATATAGGCTTCATTGTTTTTACCGTGGGCTCCGCCATGTGCGGCGCTGCCCCCAGTGATTCATTTCTAATAGCATCTAGGGGTATCCAGGCCCTCGGCGCTGCAATGATTCAAGCAAATAGTGGAGCAATAATAGCTGATCATTACCCGCCAAATAAAAGGGGAAAAGCTTATGGCTATACATCGGTCGGGTGGAACATAGGTGCAATTCTTGGGATAGTGCTAGGCGGCATAATAACCACATTCATTGGGTGGAGGTTCATATTCTATATAAATATCCCCATAGGTATAGCAGCCGTAGCCATTGGTCTTCGAGAAATCAAGGACTATAATATAGTGAGGAGGAGGNTCGATGTCGTTGGCACAATGCTATTAGCGGCCGCATTAACATTGGTTACTCTTGGCGCGGCCGAGATAGCTGGGACAGGCCTAGCCGCCGATGACTCATATTTATTGATGGCTGGATTAGCTCTATTAATTCCCTTCATTCTTTGGGAAAGGCGCATTGAGTATCCACTAATAGATTTTAGGGTGTTCAGAAACAGGATTCTTGCCGCGTCAATGCTTGCAGCATTTCTTCAGAGCGCTGGATACCTATCTACGGCNTTCATACTAATAATGTATCTCCAGGGAATAAGGGGTCTTTCTCCCTTTTCTGCTTCTCTACTCTTGGTACCGGGTTACGTGTTGGCTAGCTTGTTGGGTCCCTGGGCTGGACGATTGAGCGACGGAATAGGTGCTAGGTTACCTGCTACGCTTGGAATTGGATTAATGATGGCTGCAGCGGCCGCTTATTCCCTTCTTTCATTAAATACGCCATATGATTATATAGTTGTCGCATCAATAATTGGGGGAGTGGGGTCAGCCCTCTTCTTTCCTGCGAATAACAGCGCAGTGATGGCTAATGCTAGAAGCGAGTTCTATGGCGGAGCATCTGGAATACTCAGGACTTTAGCTAATATAGGGATCTTAGTTAGCTATGTCCTATCAATCACCATTGCATCTCTGGCTGTTCCAAGGTATGTGGCTTTCCAAGTATTCCTAGGCACATCTAATTTGGTGGGCGGCATCACCGCAAGTTTCCTGGAGGGCCTCCATTCTGCTTTTTTGGCATCAATGGGGATATTGGCCATAGCCATGATCTTATCCGCGATTCGCGGGCAAGAGGCTAGAAGTAGTCTAATTGAGAATATCAGGGGCGGCGAGAAGCCATTTGCTGGATCGCCAACCACCTCCTCCACCGATGATTCCTTGCAATGA
- a CDS encoding aspartate carbamoyltransferase, producing MDLFQEAQEMEKHAKSILHILDGKVMGVAFFEPSTRTRLSFETAMLRLGGRFIELGGAEASSLAKGENLADTVRMLDSYSNIIVIRHELEGAAKFAAEVADSPVINAGDGAQNHPTQAMLDVYTMWREFGRIDGLSIGLLGDLRYARVINSLIQLLSLFNVKIYLVSPPSLRPRNELMDFINERGIRYAYAEDLNEVIGDLDVIYVVRIQKERIPDPIEYEKVKGSFKLTIDALRNARNELIILHPLPRIDEVDFAVDYTRHARYFRQAALGVPLRMALIKLVLGGVE from the coding sequence ATGGACCTCTTTCAAGAGGCCCAGGAAATGGAGAAGCACGCGAAATCAATTCTTCACATACTTGATGGAAAAGTCATGGGGGTTGCTTTCTTTGAGCCCAGCACGAGGACTAGATTGAGCTTTGAAACAGCGATGTTACGGCTTGGCGGGCGATTCATTGAATTAGGCGGGGCCGAGGCATCATCATTGGCTAAGGGGGAGAACCTAGCTGATACTGTGCGGATGCTGGATTCATACTCCAATATAATAGTGATTAGACATGAATTGGAGGGAGCAGCAAAGTTCGCGGCTGAAGTGGCTGATTCACCTGTCATAAATGCCGGAGATGGGGCTCAGAATCACCCGACCCAAGCAATGCTGGATGTATATACTATGTGGAGAGAGTTCGGTAGAATCGATGGATTAAGCATTGGATTATTAGGCGACTTACGGTATGCTAGGGTAATTAACTCACTTATTCAATTATTATCGCTCTTCAACGTCAAGATTTACCTGGTGTCGCCGCCTAGTTTAAGGCCTAGGAATGAATTAATGGATTTCATTAATGAGAGAGGAATAAGGTATGCGTATGCGGAGGATTTAAATGAGGTCATCGGCGATTTAGATGTAATATATGTGGTCAGGATACAGAAGGAGAGAATTCCGGATCCCATTGAGTATGAGAAAGTTAAGGGAAGCTTCAAGTTAACTATTGATGCCTTGAGGAATGCGAGAAACGAATTGATAATTCTTCATCCGCTTCCTAGAATTGATGAGGTTGATTTCGCCGTGGATTATACAAGGCATGCCAGGTACTTTAGGCAGGCCGCGCTGGGTGTTCCATTGAGAATGGCTTTAATTAAGTTAGTGTTGGGTGGTGTGGAATGA
- a CDS encoding aspartate carbamoyltransferase regulatory subunit — MSKELIISKIRNGIVIDHIPAGRALVILKILRLTGTEGRIALVMNVDSGKLGRKDIIKIEGKNLSQDELNMIAIIAPTATVNIVSEXEVKQKFKVELPTKIRNIIKCKNPKCITNKAREPVVPSFTVIKENPATLKCDYCGTYNSLRDVESQLVMKQ, encoded by the coding sequence ATGAGCAAGGAACTGATAATCAGTAAAATAAGAAATGGAATAGTAATAGATCACATACCCGCCGGACGAGCGCTTGTTATACTCAAGATCCTCAGGTTAACCGGGACGGAGGGACGGATTGCGCTAGTCATGAACGTGGATAGCGGCAAGCTGGGAAGGAAGGATATCATAAAGATAGAAGGCAAGAACCTCAGCCAGGATGAGCTAAACATGATAGCGATAATCGCGCCAACAGCCACAGTAAATATAGTGAGCGAGNATGAAGTGAAACAGAAATTCAAGGTAGAGCTACCAACCAAGATAAGGAATATCATTAAGTGCAAGAACCCGAAGTGCATAACTAATAAGGCAAGGGAACCCGTAGTTCCATCGTTCACCGTAATCAAGGAAAATCCAGCCACATTAAAGTGCGATTACTGCGGCACCTATAACTCGCTTAGGGACGTTGAGTCTCAATTGGTGATGAAGCAATGA
- a CDS encoding 30S ribosomal protein S5 has protein sequence MASEEASQLEEWQPRTQLGKLVKEGKVRSIDDIFSMNTPIKEPEIVDALLPGLKYEVLDIKVVQRQTDAGEVSQFQAVVAVGNENGYIGIGIGKARQVSQAIDKAVRNAKIKITPVRRGCGSWHCSCDEPHSIPFQVKGKSGSVEVSLIPAPKGVGLVAGDTAKKILXLAGIRDIWLDARGRTRTTINFAKAVWNALRDTYGFRI, from the coding sequence ATGGCCTCAGAGGAAGCTAGTCAACTTGAGGAGTGGCAGCCGAGGACTCAACTTGGCAAGTTAGTTAAGGAGGGTAAAGTACGAAGCATAGACGATATCTTCAGCATGAATACGCCCATAAAGGAACCGGAGATAGTAGATGCATTGCTGCCCGGCTTAAAGTATGAGGTGCTTGACATAAAGGTAGTGCAAAGGCAAACTGATGCCGGTGAGGTCAGCCAATTCCAAGCAGTAGTTGCTGTTGGTAATGAGAACGGTTATATCGGCATAGGCATCGGCAAGGCTAGGCAAGTAAGCCAAGCAATAGATAAGGCAGTGAGGAATGCCAAGATCAAGATAACCCCGGTGAGGAGGGGATGTGGATCATGGCACTGCTCCTGCGATGAGCCGCATAGCATTCCCTTCCAAGTCAAGGGCAAGTCAGGCAGCGTTGAGGTAAGCCTAATACCTGCCCCGAAAGGCGTTGGCCTAGTGGCCGGCGATACTGCCAAGAAGATCCTANCACTAGCTGGAATAAGGGATATTTGGCTTGATGCAAGGGGTAGGACCAGGACTACTATTAATTTCGCCAAGGCTGTTTGGAATGCCCTAAGGGACACATATGGGTTCAGAATATAG
- a CDS encoding dihydrolipoamide dehydrogenase has translation MELGNYPVYPPTDPEFEKPPKKDKYDVVIIGAGGGYHGSFELSKGGLRVLMIDDKGNLGGSCLYEGCIPSKAVRMGIHLLRNMRNMLTAXGNSDIEKVRLTWENLIDNKDWVQELRYNQHIREVKEHAPLELVKGIATIIGSNKVRVQGGTWSKDVEAGRLLVATGSIPIKLPIPGSDLSIGSMELFGFRTKHRKIPSSVVIIGGGYIGVEVAFMLSRMGVKATIVEMLPRILNGWSNDIVSEIEASLEKSGVTVLTNSKVASIRNDGNEKVVEYDTATGRKSVKGEEVVMAVGRKPFVEGLNSLGIVEKGKVMVDSTMRTTVPNIYAAGDVIGQYMLFHAAVKESTIAAWNMLHGAPIYEVNFNSIPVTVFSEPEAAVVGLTEDAARARGVPYTVVKYPLEDDAYAQILRAREGWVKLIIERDSQRIIGGEIVGEDASLLINEVALAVATNARXKDVALLAHAHPTIFESIDRAAIRFKL, from the coding sequence ATGGAGCTAGGCAATTATCCAGTCTATCCACCCACCGATCCGGAGTTCGAGAAGCCGCCGAAAAAGGATAAGTATGATGTAGTGATAATAGGGGCTGGCGGCGGTTACCATGGATCCTTCGAGTTAAGCAAAGGCGGATTACGCGTCTTAATGATAGATGATAAGGGCAATCTAGGCGGTTCCTGCCTATATGAGGGGTGCATTCCATCTAAGGCGGTAAGAATGGGCATTCATTTATTAAGGAACATGAGGAATATGTTAACTGCGGNTGGAAATAGCGATATTGAAAAAGTAAGACTGACTTGGGAGAACCTCATTGATAATAAGGACTGGGTTCAAGAGCTTCGTTATAATCAACATATACGGGAAGTAAAGGAGCATGCTCCACTTGAATTAGTTAAGGGCATTGCCACAATAATTGGAAGCAATAAGGTACGGGTACAGGGAGGAACATGGAGCAAGGATGTTGAGGCCGGTCGACTCCTCGTTGCTACCGGTTCTATTCCTATTAAGCTACCCATTCCTGGAAGCGATCTATCAATAGGCAGCATGGAGTTATTCGGTTTTCGCACGAAGCATAGAAAGATACCGTCAAGCGTTGTAATAATAGGTGGTGGATACATAGGCGTTGAGGTCGCATTTATGCTTAGCCGTATGGGGGTTAAGGCAACAATTGTGGAGATGCTTCCACGCATATTAAATGGATGGAGCAATGATATAGTCTCTGAAATAGAGGCAAGCCTGGAGAAGAGCGGGGTAACGGTTTTAACTAATTCCAAGGTGGCATCCATACGGAATGACGGCAATGAAAAGGTAGTGGAGTATGATACGGCAACTGGGAGGAAGTCCGTGAAGGGGGAGGAAGTCGTTATGGCCGTTGGTAGGAAGCCATTTGTGGAGGGGCTTAATTCTCTTGGCATAGTGGAGAAGGGAAAGGTCATGGTTGATTCAACAATGAGAACCACGGTGCCAAATATATATGCGGCAGGCGACGTCATTGGGCAATACATGTTGTTCCATGCTGCAGTTAAGGAGTCCACGATAGCTGCGTGGAATATGCTTCATGGCGCTCCAATTTATGAGGTTAATTTCAATTCTATACCAGTTACCGTGTTCAGCGAGCCTGAGGCGGCAGTAGTTGGATTAACCGAGGACGCAGCCAGGGCTAGGGGTGTTCCATATACCGTGGTGAAGTATCCGCTAGAGGATGATGCATATGCCCAGATACTGAGGGCTAGAGAGGGATGGGTGAAGCTAATTATAGAGCGGGATTCGCAACGAATAATAGGCGGTGAAATAGTTGGGGAGGATGCCTCCTTACTAATAAATGAAGTGGCGCTGGCGGTAGCCACTAATGCTAGGGNTAAGGATGTTGCGCTTCTTGCCCACGCGCATCCCACGATTTTCGAGTCCATAGATAGAGCCGCAATAAGATTTAAGCTGTGA
- a CDS encoding DNA-directed RNA polymerase subunit A' (DNA-dependent RNA polymerase catalyzes the transcription of DNA into RNA using the four ribonucleoside triphosphates as substrates), protein MSLNQSKNMDRDIPSKSLSRIRFGILSPDTIRRMSVMEITTSETYDEAGNPVKGGIMDKRLGVAEPEAVCETCGNDYSRCPGHFGRIELARPVIHPEFAKPIHDLLRATCRECGRVLLTDQEIERYRTRLERLKKHWRLTRDRVITKIVKKAISRDTCPHCGAKQLKIRLERPTDFYEETENHIEIKMDPIKIRERLEKISDSDLEVLGIDPSSARPEWAILTVIPVPPPQVRPSIQLPNGQMSVDDLTHKLVEIVRTNEKLRNAIESGSPSMMVDDVWNLLQYHVSTYFNNELPGLPQAKHRGGRPLKTLAQRLKGKEGRFRGSLSGKRVDFSARTVISPDPNISINEVGVPIDIAKELTVPEYVTEWNIDKIKQLVVNGPEIWPGAIEIVGPDGRKRNLKYVRDRTEVAKSIVPGSIVYRHLIDGDIVLFNRQPSLHRMSIMGHIAKVLPGRTFRLHLAVCPPYNADFDGDEMNLHVPQTEEARAEARLLMLVQNHIITPRYGGPIIGARQDYITSGYLLTRKDTLINKEQLMXLLAAANYDGEIMEPAIQYPEELWTGKQVISMLLPKDLNWTQATAMRSTCKDAYNCFTDEYIVIVNGYMATGVLDKKSIGAEQVNSLWHTIVKRYGSDEARKWIDSTLRTIMRFIDLRGFTIGMDSLELGEEAFREIHEIESKYEEDVNKLLESXYAKTLEADPGYTVEETLENRITILLSKIREEAAAIIDKYVDKDSDAYIMAKTGARGSLVNLTQMMALLGQQTVRGERFKRGFLNRTLSHFNQGDLGPEARGYVRSNLRSGLTPIEYFFHAASGRDGLVDTAVRTSQSGYAQRRLINAMQDMYVSYDGTVRTSSDLIVQFKYGDDAVDPSKSDHGSINIDDIIKGAQAIKIVREQK, encoded by the coding sequence ATGTCATTAAATCAATCTAAGAATATGGATAGGGATATTCCTTCCAAGTCGCTGAGCAGAATAAGGTTCGGCATATTATCGCCGGACACCATTAGGAGAATGTCAGTTATGGAAATAACGACCTCCGAGACTTACGATGAGGCAGGCAACCCCGTTAAGGGTGGAATAATGGATAAGAGGCTCGGCGTAGCGGAGCCGGAGGCTGTATGCGAAACTTGCGGCAATGATTACAGTAGATGTCCCGGGCATTTCGGTAGGATAGAATTAGCGCGGCCGGTAATTCATCCAGAATTCGCTAAACCAATTCATGACTTGCTAAGAGCTACTTGTAGAGAATGTGGTCGAGTCCTGCTAACTGATCAGGAGATCGAGCGGTACAGAACAAGGCTGGAGCGACTCAAGAAACACTGGAGACTCACTAGGGATAGAGTCATTACTAAGATCGTTAAAAAGGCAATTAGCCGCGATACTTGTCCTCATTGTGGAGCCAAGCAATTAAAGATAAGGCTGGAGCGACCCACTGATTTCTATGAAGAGACTGAGAACCACATAGAAATAAAGATGGATCCCATCAAGATAAGGGAGCGATTGGAAAAGATATCCGACTCCGACTTAGAGGTTCTCGGCATTGATCCAAGCTCTGCGCGACCTGAGTGGGCTATCCTGACAGTTATACCGGTGCCTCCGCCACAGGTCAGGCCATCAATTCAATTACCAAATGGCCAAATGAGCGTGGATGATTTAACCCATAAATTAGTTGAAATAGTTAGGACCAATGAGAAGCTGAGGAACGCCATTGAATCGGGTTCTCCCTCGATGATGGTTGACGATGTATGGAACTTGCTTCAGTACCACGTATCCACGTACTTTAATAATGAATTGCCCGGCTTACCTCAGGCGAAGCATAGAGGAGGCAGACCATTAAAGACATTAGCACAAAGATTAAAGGGCAAGGAAGGCAGATTCAGGGGAAGCCTCTCCGGCAAGAGAGTTGATTTCTCGGCAAGAACCGTGATTAGTCCAGATCCAAATATAAGCATAAACGAGGTTGGAGTACCCATAGATATAGCAAAGGAATTAACAGTGCCCGAATACGTTACCGAATGGAATATAGACAAGATAAAGCAATTAGTAGTGAATGGGCCGGAGATATGGCCTGGAGCAATTGAGATAGTGGGACCAGATGGCAGGAAACGAAATCTCAAATACGTTAGGGATAGAACCGAAGTCGCTAAATCAATAGTGCCCGGCTCAATAGTGTATAGGCACTTAATAGATGGGGATATAGTGCTATTCAATAGACAACCCAGTCTTCATAGGATGTCCATAATGGGCCACATAGCTAAGGTGCTTCCAGGCAGAACCTTTAGGCTTCACTTAGCGGTGTGCCCACCATATAATGCTGACTTCGATGGAGATGAGATGAATCTACATGTGCCGCAGACTGAGGAAGCAAGGGCTGAGGCCAGGCTTCTCATGCTTGTCCAGAATCATATAATAACGCCAAGGTATGGCGGACCCATTATAGGCGCTAGGCAGGACTACATAACGAGCGGTTACTTACTTACTAGAAAAGATACGCTGATCAATAAGGAGCAATTGATGNACCTATTGGCTGCCGCTAATTATGATGGCGAAATAATGGAGCCAGCCATACAGTACCCCGAGGAGCTTTGGACCGGGAAGCAAGTCATATCAATGTTATTACCGAAGGACCTTAATTGGACCCAGGCCACGGCGATGCGATCAACTTGCAAGGATGCCTATAATTGCTTCACTGATGAGTACATAGTCATAGTTAATGGTTACATGGCGACCGGGGTACTTGATAAGAAATCCATAGGAGCAGAGCAAGTTAATTCCCTTTGGCATACCATAGTGAAGAGGTATGGAAGTGATGAGGCAAGGAAGTGGATTGATTCTACGCTTAGGACAATAATGAGGTTCATCGATCTTAGGGGATTCACGATAGGAATGGATTCATTGGAGTTAGGAGAGGAAGCATTCCGTGAAATTCACGAGATAGAGAGCAAGTATGAGGAGGACGTGAATAAGCTTCTGGAGAGCNTCTATGCGAAGACGCTTGAAGCTGATCCTGGATACACGGTTGAGGAGACCTTAGAGAATAGAATAACAATACTTCTCTCCAAGATAAGGGAAGAAGCCGCTGCCATAATTGATAAATACGTTGATAAGGATTCCGATGCGTATATAATGGCCAAGACAGGAGCAAGAGGCAGCCTAGTGAATCTAACCCAAATGATGGCATTATTAGGGCAACAAACGGTTAGGGGCGAACGATTCAAGCGGGGATTCCTAAATAGAACGCTTTCCCACTTTAATCAGGGAGACCTAGGGCCCGAGGCCAGGGGATATGTTAGGTCCAACCTAAGAAGCGGATTAACCCCAATAGAGTACTTCTTCCATGCAGCAAGCGGCAGGGATGGACTCGTCGATACTGCAGTGAGAACATCGCAAAGCGGATACGCACAACGACGATTGATAAATGCAATGCAAGACATGTATGTATCATATGACGGAACGGTAAGAACGTCATCGGATCTCATAGTTCAATTCAAGTACGGCGATGATGCGGTGGATCCATCGAAGAGCGATCATGGTTCGATAAACATAGATGATATAATAAAGGGAGCGCAGGCAATTAAAATCGTAAGGGAACAAAAATGA